Genomic segment of Sphingopyxis lindanitolerans:
CACCGAGCCGGGGCTTGGCGGGCGCGGCGTCGATGTCGATGCGCGGCTTCAGCGCTGGAAAGGCATGAAGGGCGACCGCGCCGAGGGGGCGTGGCGGCTCGCGCGGCGCCTGGCCGCGATTGGCGAAAAGCTGGCGGTCGACGCGGGTGCGCTCGACGACCGTTCGGTCGGCGGCTGGATCGCGACTGCCTGGCCCGACCGCGTCGCGCGCCAGCGGGCCGGGCAGCGGGGCGAATATCTGGGCACCGGCGGCCGCGCCTACAAACTCGACCCGCTCGACCCGCTCGCGAACAGCGAATGGCTCGCCATCGCCGATGCGCAGGGTCATGCCGCCGGGGTGCGCATTCTTGGCGCGGCGCCGATCGCGCTGGCCGAGGTCGAAGCGATCTTCGCCGACCAGATCGTCAACCGTTCGGCGAGCAGCTATGACGCGGCCAGCGACCGCGTCGATCATCGCCGCGAACGCCGCCTCGGCGCGATCGCGCTGACGAGCGGGCAGGCGGGGCGGAGCGAGGGCGCCGAAAATGATATCGTGGTGCGGCTCGCCGCGGTGCGGGAAAAAGGACTCGGCCTCATCGGCTGGGGCGCGGTGTCGCAGGCGCTGCGCCAGCGCGCGTCGTTCGCGGGGCTCGACACGCTGTCGGCGCCCGCGCTCGCCGACAGCCTCGATATCTGGCTCGCGCCGTTGCTCGAACGATCGCGCGGGCTGCGCGATATCGGCGACCAGCGGCTTGCCGACGCGCTGTCCGGCCTGCTCGACTGGCCCGCGCGGCAATTGCTCGAAAAGCTGGCACCCGCCGACTATGCGACACCGGCGGGCAGCCGCCATGCGATCGACTATGGCGCCGACGGCGGCCCGACGGTCAGCGTGCGCGTGCAGGAAATGTTCGGGCTTGGCCGCCACCCGGTGATCGGCGATCCGCCGGTGCCGCTCGTCCTCGCGCTGACCTCGCCCGCGCATCGGCCGATCCAGACCAGCCGTGACATCGCCTCCTTCTGGAGCGGAAGCTGGTCGGAGGTCGCGAAGGAGATGCGCGGCCGCTATCCCAAGCATAGCTGGCCCGACGATCCGGCGACCGCGCGGCCGACCCTGCTGACCAAGGCGGCACAGGCGCGGCGCGATGGGTAACAGGCCCCTTTCCGCCCGCGCCGCTTGGCGCTAAGGCGGCAGCAGAACCACAGTATCAGGACGATCTTCGATGAAAGCGCGTATCTTCCAGAAACCCAAGAATGCGATGCAGTCGGGACGGGCCGGCACGCAGCACTGGACGCTGGAATTCGCCCCCGCCGAGGCGCGCAAGGCCGACCCGCTGATGGGCTGGGCGGGTAGCGGCGACACCCGGCGCCAGATCCGCCTGGGCTTTGCCACCCGCGACGAGGCGGTCGCCTATGTCGAGAAGAACGGCATCGAGGTCGAGATTACGCCGACACCGGTGCGGACGCTGAAGATTCAGGCCTACGCCGACAATTTCCGGTAAAAAACGTCGCCCCCGCGAAGGCGGGAGCCGCTGTCGGCTTACGCAGCGATGCTGGATAAGGCTGCCCGCGGGCCCCGCCTTCGCGGGGGCGACGGATTCTTATTCCGCGTCCGGCTGCAATAATTTATGCAGGTGGACGACGACATATTTCATTTCGGCATCGTCAACGGTGCGCTGTGCGGCGCTGCGCCAGGCCTTTTCGGCCGATTTGTAATCGGGGAACAGGCCGACGACGTCGAGCGCGTTCAAATCGACGAAGTCGAGGCCCTGCGGATCGCTGACGCGCCCGCCGAACACGAGGTGCAATTTGCTCATGGATGCTTTCCTTGCGGCTAGCGCTGGGGAGGGGGACGGCGCGCCCCTACCAGCGCTTCGCCGTTACGGCAAGTCCGCCTCAATCCTCGTCCTTGCGGCCCTTGGGCAGCAGCGAACCGATCAGCGCGCCGATCGCGACGGCGCCCGCGACGAGCGCCAGCGGCTGCTTCTCGGCCGCGGCCTTGAGCTTGCTGTTCGCGCGCTTGGCCTGCGCCTTGCCTTTCGCATAGACTTCGCCGGCGGTCTCGCGCGCGGCGTCGGCTTGTTCGCGGCCCTTCGCGGCGAGGTCACTCGTCGCGACGCGCGTCCGGTCGGCCAGCTCGCTCGTCACGGCGCGGGCACGGCCATAGCCGTCCTGGATGCGCGCTTTCGCCGCCTCGGCGGTCGCGCGCGCATTTTCGGCGGTTTTCTCCGCAACTTCACTCGCTTTTGCACGCGCATCGCTTGCGGTTTCACTCAGCGGCTTCATTCTTTTCCTCCGTCAAATCCTCTTCGGCCGTATCAGGCCGGACTATATCGATGGCGGCAGCGGCCAGATCCTGAACCTTCCGGGCAAGCCGGGGCCCATGCTCCTTGATCGGCTCGCGAAACAGCCACGCAACGCCCGCGACCGCCGCGAGCGCGATCGGCAGACGATTGTCTCGAAATTCCTGACGCACGATATGCGCCGCATCGTCGACCTTTTCGCCGATGCGATATTTGCCGCGATCGACGAGCGCCTTGGGCTTGAAGGCCGCCTTGGCGACATCGAGCCGGCGGTGCAGTTCGGCGCGCTCGAGCATCGAGCGGCGCGCGGCGTTGATCAGGCGGTTGCGCGTCCCCGGCATCAGTCGTCGCTCCCTTCGTTCGTCAGGTCGCGGCGGAGCGCGGTGCGGATGTCGCCATAGCTGCGCTGCGCGCGCCACCCGGCGGCGGCGGCCAGGAGGAGCAGCACGGCGACGACGATCAAGGTCGCCAGCAGAGGGCCGACGTGCGGAGCAAGCGCAAGGATCGCCCCGAACGCCAGCGCGAGCATCGCAACCCCCAGCGCGCAAGCGGCAATCACGCCCCACGCCGCGGTCCACGTCGCGCCATGCAGGGCCAGTTCGCCGCGCGCTTCGAGCAGCGCCAGTTCGGCCTTCGCGGTGGCCGACAGATTGTCGATGACGTCGTCGACGATCTTTTCGAGCGGCACCGGCGGCGGCGCGACCGGACGCCCGTCGGGCGCATAGCCGTGGCTCACGCCATCGAAGCGGCGCGGTTCGGGCGC
This window contains:
- a CDS encoding ETC complex I subunit, which gives rise to MKARIFQKPKNAMQSGRAGTQHWTLEFAPAEARKADPLMGWAGSGDTRRQIRLGFATRDEAVAYVEKNGIEVEITPTPVRTLKIQAYADNFR
- a CDS encoding DUF4170 domain-containing protein, whose translation is MSKLHLVFGGRVSDPQGLDFVDLNALDVVGLFPDYKSAEKAWRSAAQRTVDDAEMKYVVVHLHKLLQPDAE
- a CDS encoding phage holin family protein — encoded protein: MPPSSPPLAPEPRRFDGVSHGYAPDGRPVAPPPVPLEKIVDDVIDNLSATAKAELALLEARGELALHGATWTAAWGVIAACALGVAMLALAFGAILALAPHVGPLLATLIVVAVLLLLAAAAGWRAQRSYGDIRTALRRDLTNEGSDD